Proteins encoded by one window of Antechinus flavipes isolate AdamAnt ecotype Samford, QLD, Australia chromosome 4, AdamAnt_v2, whole genome shotgun sequence:
- the SOD2 gene encoding superoxide dismutase [Mn], mitochondrial isoform X1, whose product MATMLCRVLCRRTNRLVPTLGCLGSRQKHNLPDLPYDYGALEPHINAQIMQLHHSKHHAAYVNNLNVTEEKYKEALAKGDVTAQVALQPALRFNGGGHINHTIFWTNLSPNGGGEPKGELLEAIKRDFGSFEKFKEKLTAVSVGVQGSGWGWLGFNKEQGRLKITSCSNQDPLQGTTGLIPLLGIDVWEHAYYLQYKNVRPDYLKAIWNVINWENVSERYSACKK is encoded by the exons ATGGCAACCATGCTATGCAGGGTGTTGTGCAG GAGAACCAATAGGTTAGTACCAACTTTGGGATGTTTGGGCTCCAGGCAAAAGCACAATCTCCCTGACTTGCCTTATGATTATGGTGCATTGGAGCCTCACATTAATGCACAGATCATGCAGTTGCATCACAGCAAACATCATGCTGCTTATGTGAATAACTTGAATGTTacagaagagaaatataaagaggCTCTGGCAAAGG GTGATGTTACTGCTCAGGTAGCTCTCCAGCCTGCACTGCGGTTCAATGGTGGTGGTCATATCAATCACACTATTTTCTGGACAAACCTTAGCCCAAATGGTGGAGGAGAACCCAAAG ggGAATTGCTGGAAGCCATCAAACGTGATTTTGGTTCTTTCGAAAAATTTAAGGAGAAGTTGACAGCTGTGTCAGTTGGTGTTCAAGGTTCAGGGTGGGGTTGGCTTGGCTTCAATAAGGAGCAAGGACGGCTGAAGATCACTTCTTGTTCTAACCAGGATCCTTTGCAAGGAACAACAG gTCTTATTCCTCTACTGGGAATTGATGTGTGGGAACATGCTTATTACCTTCAATATAAAAATGTTAGACCTGATTATCTAAAAGCAATCTGGAATGTAATCAATTGGGAGAATGTATCTGAAAGATACTCAGCTTGTAAAAAGTAG
- the SOD2 gene encoding superoxide dismutase [Mn], mitochondrial isoform X2 has product MQLHHSKHHAAYVNNLNVTEEKYKEALAKGDVTAQVALQPALRFNGGGHINHTIFWTNLSPNGGGEPKGELLEAIKRDFGSFEKFKEKLTAVSVGVQGSGWGWLGFNKEQGRLKITSCSNQDPLQGTTGLIPLLGIDVWEHAYYLQYKNVRPDYLKAIWNVINWENVSERYSACKK; this is encoded by the exons ATGCAGTTGCATCACAGCAAACATCATGCTGCTTATGTGAATAACTTGAATGTTacagaagagaaatataaagaggCTCTGGCAAAGG GTGATGTTACTGCTCAGGTAGCTCTCCAGCCTGCACTGCGGTTCAATGGTGGTGGTCATATCAATCACACTATTTTCTGGACAAACCTTAGCCCAAATGGTGGAGGAGAACCCAAAG ggGAATTGCTGGAAGCCATCAAACGTGATTTTGGTTCTTTCGAAAAATTTAAGGAGAAGTTGACAGCTGTGTCAGTTGGTGTTCAAGGTTCAGGGTGGGGTTGGCTTGGCTTCAATAAGGAGCAAGGACGGCTGAAGATCACTTCTTGTTCTAACCAGGATCCTTTGCAAGGAACAACAG gTCTTATTCCTCTACTGGGAATTGATGTGTGGGAACATGCTTATTACCTTCAATATAAAAATGTTAGACCTGATTATCTAAAAGCAATCTGGAATGTAATCAATTGGGAGAATGTATCTGAAAGATACTCAGCTTGTAAAAAGTAG